From a single Arachis hypogaea cultivar Tifrunner chromosome 3, arahy.Tifrunner.gnm2.J5K5, whole genome shotgun sequence genomic region:
- the LOC114927422 gene encoding uncharacterized protein has product MEGKQVLKDKRWKNIENIVLDKTFWRNIIHCLRSAYPLLHVLCIVDSEGKAAMGYMYSEIDRAKEKIKDAFQIVELSYKPLWDIIDARWDKQLFRPLHAAGYYLNPQIHYSPNFKVEYDVKKGLYDCLNILVGDPALITIIDSQLEDFKSKAKFFGRDVAKNALKTKTPSQWWDSYGDEHAELQKFAIRVLSLTCSSSGCERNWSAFEMVHTKRRNRLKTSTMNDVVFVMTNSRLARKKPSRNTADYSLEDLDLDEEWIVEDENMMENMEEFDTQNDVNLAPQEDRGKDAVL; this is encoded by the exons ATGGAAGGAAAGCAAGTGCTCAAAGACAAGAGATGGAAAAACATTGAAAATATTGTTTTGGATAAAACATTTTGGAGAAACATTATCCATTGCTTGAGAAGTGCTTATCCTCTTCTTCATGTGCTTTGTATAGTGGATTCAGAGGGTAAGGCAGCTATGGGATATATGTATTCTGAAATTGATCGTGCTAAAGAAAAGATTAAAGATGCTTTTCAAATTGTTGAACTAAG TTATAAACCTTTGTGGGATATTATTGATGCAAGATGGGACAAGCAACTCTTTAGGCCTTTGCATGCTGCAGGCTATTATTTGAATCCACAAATTCATTATAGTCCTAATTTTAAGGTTGAGTATGATGTTAAAAAAGGACTTTATGATTGTTTGAATATACTTGTGGGAGATCCTGCACTCATTACAATTATTGATAGTCAACTTGAAGATTTCAAGAGTAAGGCTAAATTTTTTGGTAGAGATGTAGCCAAGAATGCTCTCAAAACTAAAACACCCTCACAATGGTGGGATTCTTATGGGGATGAACATGCAGAACTTCAAAAGTTTGCTATCCGTGTCTTGAGTTTGACTTGTAGTTCATCAGGATGTGAGCGCAATTGGAGTGCTTTTGAGATG gTTCACACGAAAAGAAGAAATCGTTTGAAGACAAGCACAATGAACGATGTTGTTTTTGTGATGACTAATTCAAGATTGGCAAGGAAGAAGCCATCAAGAAATACTGCTGATTATAGCCTTGAAGACTTGGATTTAGATGAAGAATGGATTGTGGAAGATGAAAATATGATGGAAAATATGGAAGAATTTGACACACAAAATGATGTAAACTTAGCCCCTCAAGAAGATAGAGGTAAAGATGCGGTCCTTTga